The Daucus carota subsp. sativus chromosome 7, DH1 v3.0, whole genome shotgun sequence genome window below encodes:
- the LOC108193850 gene encoding non-functional NADPH-dependent codeinone reductase 2 codes for MALQSIPEVILSSGNAKAMPVLGLGTGGLPFVTPEAVVKAVLEAIEVGYRMFDTAFLYQTEEALGEAISQAISLGLIKSRDELFITSKIWCTDNHGDRVLPALRKTLQTLKLEYLDQYLIHFPVSIKAEANPFEPKPEDVVPMDFKSVWTAMEECQTLGLAKSIGVSNFSCKKLADILAFAKIPPAVNQVEMNPAWQQRKLKEFCEAKGIMIAAYSPLGAAGAVWGTKGVLGSEVLIEIAKSKGKSVAQVALRWAYEQGIIIVTKSFNKERLKQNREIFDWELSAEECKKIAEIPQRRANLAQFLVSETGHIKSVEDLWDGEL; via the exons ATGGCTTTACAAAGTATTCCAGAAGTTATTCTGAGCTCAGGCAATGCGAAAGCTATGCCAGTTTTGGGACTGGGCACAGGAGGATTACCCTTTGTGACCCCGGAAGCTGTCGTAAAAGCAGTGCTTGAAGCAATTGAAGTTGGTTATAGGATGTTTGATACTGCTTTTCTTTACCAAACAGAGGAAGCTCTTGGTGAAGCTATATCTCAAGCTATTAGTCTTGGTCTGATCAAGTCCCGCGATGAACTTTTTATCACCTCTAAGATCTGGTGCACGGATAATCACGGTGATCGTGTCCTCCCTGCCCTTCGAAAGACTCTGCA GACCCTGAAGTTGGAGTATCTTGATCAGTATCTTATACACTTTCCAGTTAGCATAAAGGCTGAAGCAAACCCTTTTGAACCAAAGCCGGAAGATGTTGTTCCAATGGACTTCAAATCTGTTTGGACAGCTATGGAAGAGTGCCAGACACTTGGACTTGCAAAATCAATCGGCGTCAGTAATTTCTCTTGCAAGAAGCTTGCAGATATTTTGGCTTTCGCTAAGATACCTCCAGCAGTCAATCAA GTGGAGATGAATCCAGCTTGGCAACAACGGAAGCTTAAGGAGTTCTGCGAGGCAAAGGGAATCATGATAGCTGCCTATTCTCCTCTTGGAGCAGCAGGAGCTGTTTGGGGAACCAAAGGAGTGCTGGGATCTGAGGTTCTAATCGAAATTGCCAAATCAAAGGGAAAATCTGTAGCTCAAGTAGCGTTGAGATGGGCTTATGAGCAAGGGATTATCATTGTTACCAAGAGCTTCAACAAAGAGAGACTAAAGCAGAATCGTGAAATTTTTGACTGGGAGTTGAGTGCTGAAGAGTGCAAGAAGATTGCTGAAATACCGCAGAGAAGGGCAAATCTTGCACAGTTTTTGGTATCTGAAACTGGCCATATCAAGTCAGTTGAGGATCTGTGGGATGGAGAACTTTAA
- the LOC108194699 gene encoding deoxymugineic acid synthase 1 — MDDHNPWADQPQNVKPENVKHGEGGSKKLTRKMSENFEKTKAAASNGMTKVEMNPVWQQVILREFCKAKGIMISIYSPLAAGGAIRGTRKVLDSEVLKEIAESKGKSVAQVALRWAHEQGVVIITKSFN, encoded by the exons ATGGATGACCATAATCCATGGGCAGATCAGCCGCAAAACGTCAAGCCGGAGAATGTAAAGCACGGCGAGGGAGGATCGAAGAAATTGACAAGAAAAATGAGTGAAAATTTCGAGAAAACCAAAGCTGCGGCGTCGAATGGGATGACGAAA GTGGAGATGAACCCGGTATGGCAACAAGTTATACTACGGGAATTCTGCAAGGCCAAGGGAATCATGATCTCTATTTACTCTCCTCTAGCAGCAGGGGGAGCCATACGGGGAACCCGGAAAGTTTTGGACTCTGAGGTTCTCAAGGAAATTGCAGAGTCCAAAGGAAAATCTGTAGCTCAGGTGGCCTTGAGATGGGCTCATGAGCAAGGAGTTGTTATCATTACCAAGAGCTTTAACTAA